In Shewanella psychrotolerans, the genomic stretch TCGTTCTCGATTGGGTTAGAGATAAGTACCTTAATACCATTAATCAATTTTTTACTGAGCAAATGGGCAGTAATGCGCCTAAGTTGCGTTTTGATATTGGTAGTCGTCCAGCGAATAAACCAGCCACTCCAGCAGCGTCGGTGAGAATGCCTGCTGCGCCATCTGCAAATAAATCGCCGAGTAAGCCGTCTTTTAATACCAATGAGCCTTCGGTTAGCACGAATCATAGAAGTAATATCAATCCCACGTATCAGTTTGATAACTTCGTTGAGGGTAAATCTAACCAACTGGGTAAAGCGGCAGCGCTGCAAGTGTCAGAAAATCCCGGTGGCGCATATAACCCGCTATTTCTTTATGGTGGTACAGGTTTAGGTAAGACCCACTTATTACATGCTGTGGGTAATGGCATTATCAAGAATAATCCGAATGCTAAAGTGGTTTATATGCATTCTGAAAGATTCGTACAGGATATGGTTAAAGCCCTGCAAAATAATGCGATTGAAGAGTTTAAGCGTTACTACCGTAGTGTCGATGCATTATTTATTGATGATATTCAGTTTTTTGCTAATAAAGATCGATCACAAGAAGAGTTTTTCCATACCTTTAATGCCTTGCTCGAAGGGAATCATCAGATCATCTTGACCTCTGATCGTTATCCAAAAGAGATTGACGGCGTTGAAGATCGCCTTAAGTCGCGTTTTGGTTGGGGTCTTACCGTTGCAATTGAGCCTCCGGAATTAGAAACCCGTGTTGCTATTTTAATGCGTAAAGCGCAAGAGAGTGGTATTAACCTCCCGGATGAAGTTGCTTTCTTTATTGCCAAGCGATTGAGATCAAACGTGCGTGAGTTAGAGGGCGCATTAAACCGTGTTATTGCTAACGCAAACTTTACAGGTCGTCCGATCACTATCGATTTTGTGCGCGAAGCACTAAGAGATCTCTTGGCTCTGCAAGAAAAATTGGTCACTATAGACAATATTCAGAAAACTGTAGCTGAATATTACAAGATCAAGATGGCCGATATGTTGTCTAAGCGTCGTTCCCGCAGTGTGGCGCGCCCA encodes the following:
- the dnaA gene encoding chromosomal replication initiator protein DnaA; its protein translation is MAVSLWQQCIGRLQDELSAQQFSMWIRPLQAEMDGDTLVLYAPNRFVLDWVRDKYLNTINQFFTEQMGSNAPKLRFDIGSRPANKPATPAASVRMPAAPSANKSPSKPSFNTNEPSVSTNHRSNINPTYQFDNFVEGKSNQLGKAAALQVSENPGGAYNPLFLYGGTGLGKTHLLHAVGNGIIKNNPNAKVVYMHSERFVQDMVKALQNNAIEEFKRYYRSVDALFIDDIQFFANKDRSQEEFFHTFNALLEGNHQIILTSDRYPKEIDGVEDRLKSRFGWGLTVAIEPPELETRVAILMRKAQESGINLPDEVAFFIAKRLRSNVRELEGALNRVIANANFTGRPITIDFVREALRDLLALQEKLVTIDNIQKTVAEYYKIKMADMLSKRRSRSVARPRQMAMALSKELTNQSLPEIGDAFGGRDHTTVLHACRKIAQLREESHDIKEDYANLIRTLSS